A window of Pararge aegeria chromosome 27, ilParAegt1.1, whole genome shotgun sequence genomic DNA:
cttggcggcacgtcttggtcGATAGGGTCggtactagccacggccgacgtCTTCAATGAATTTCCTAATTGGGTTTGTATCctctctaatatttttttttaaataatgaatattgaTAGTGTGTACGCGCCATAGTacaccttcttcttcttcttggctttttttggcttttaggtgtacCAAATCGgcacttcgccaatgtcacgtagaCTTGGAAGATTCACAAAGGTgattgtttcttcttcttttgatttatggcttttataGTAAACCTATAGAGTATAGAAGTTTGGACtatgacataaaaaataacttgacattgacattttatcattcattcattttagttttttcattTGCTgacttgtttatttacttttatttattttgcattttcgttttatttcagttatgtacaaacatatttaataaaataaaattccagaaacctttttaaagaattttacctttttaaaccttttaaacaaataacgtgaaaaaaaattttaaacatgacTGGAGCAAAGATAAATAAGAAACTAAAATCGGAAAACCACTGCAAGTACTGCAAGAAAACAATAATAGGgaacaaatacaaattcaaagcGCACCTTTTCAGACACAACGTTATCAAAGAACGGTACAATTGTGGAGTttgcctaaagaagttttttcGACTGGATGCCTACAAAGTTCATTTAGATAGGCACAACGGTACGGTCGCGCAAAAGACCTACATCTGCGATTACTGTGACCGCACGTTCGTTAACAAGAACAATTTAATCACCCACCTGAAGAGAATTCACGATGAAAACATAGATTCTGAACTCGGTATGTTCACATGCAAAATATGCAACCTTGGTTACTGTGAAAGACGCTTGTTAGAGTATCACATACGTAAAGTCCATTTCAACATTAAATTCAGTAAGGAGCCATTGCACACCAACAAGTTGATCAACGAAACGTGGCTTGAGAATGTTGTTAACAAGAACGCAACAGTGAGTATCACGAAAGTGAACAACaatgttattgttattaaacaGTTGAAAATTGATGTTAAAGTCAAACATGAGAAACCAAACAGAATGGAGTATAAACAAGACGGTAACGATCAGTATTCGAAGGGAGTCTGCGATTATTGCAAGAAGGAGATGGTAAAGAAGAGTCTTCGATTGCATATCAAAGAGGTACATATGAACATCAGAAGGTTTAAATGTGATGTATGCAAGGAGACCTTTTCAAGGAATTACCAGATGGTTGATCATAAATGCGGGAGTTTTAAGAGCTACAAGAAGATAAAGGTCATGAAAGCAATCAAAATTAATAGTTAATCGTCCAAAACCAACCCAAAATGAAAGGAACCCTTAGTTTTCACTTTACTAGATCTGCCTTTGAGGGATTCATACTTACATACTGTTACTTCCTGTCTAATGTTATAGATGCAAAAATATCTGCTGACAAACTAACCTACTTTTAACTATAGTATGTGCCaaaatgggataaaaagtatcctgtatctAAATATTTAGGCCTAGTTAATGAAAAAGTAATTGATATGAGACTAAGCAAGTTCGACCAATGTAcattacaagtatttttttcgAAACTAAAGTTCCATAAAAATGATAGCGAGAAAGCAAATAATTGCTTCTATATTTTGGACTACTACAAATCATTATTAACCAATAGCGAAAAATCCTATCCtatgggaatttacaatttcttgcTTTATTATTGCCTAAAAGTTGCATTTATAAAGTTGGATTTTATAAAAGCAAACCTGTTGGTTTTGGAGAAGGTATTGAAAGAATTGTGAATGTTTTGAGTTTTTATACGCATGCTTgtttttacaaacttttttaGACATGTAACCCTGCTAAGATTTAGCTGAGTGCTATTTTACCACTTCAATTATTATGTGATAATGGAGAATTTGTTTTATGAACAGACAAAATGTTAGTTAATAAATACAGattgcctagtgtgagattatCTATGGAATGTTATGTAAGTgaatttaatgattttaaatatgaCAAAATGCATGTTTTGTTACAAATTGACTATAACTGTatcctcaatttttttttttttaatttttatctgtgGGTTTGATGACCAGCCCCCTTCCAGATTCAGAAAATCTGCTCTGATCATGCATTGTGCGTTTTTGCAATATGGGTCATAAATATTTCTGTTAGCGAGATCTGAGGGGTCAAATCATCCTAAGTATAAGTTTTACATGCtcggaaacaattttttttgagtATCGTAACGCAAGGTCTGCCGAGAAAGCTGTTTGAAGGAATAGGAATTAATTTGGGCTTTAACCCAAGGCTGATAGGTTCCATTTGACTCTATCAGTACAGTGTTTTGAAACACtgtaaatcttatactaaagGGTACTGGTGAGGATTACTATATGATTTGTATGAACTAGTTGAGAaccgttattaaaaaaaataaggaccTGTGTGCATTTTGTATGAACCATTTGTATGAATGTTACAAGAAATTCTGAATACTGCGATGGACAATCTCTGTATGAATCTGTACAAATCTGTACATTGTTATGCAATTTTTAAACCAAGTACTGAATACTGTATATGTTAGTAATAGTACTTTTTGAgccttaattatattttagtgcATGCTGACTTAGGAGTGTTATACACATATTGGCACATCACCAAAATAGGATAAActtgtttttaattaagttacATTATCTCTTGCTTTTAAGAGGAATTAAATAACATTCgttttaacgatgaaggaaaacatttagagaaaaactgcatgcctgagttttccataatgtctTGAAGGGTGTGTGTAGCGACCAATTACTTGGCCAACGTGATGGACTACAACCTAAAACATTCCCATTCTGAGAGAATCCCCGTGCCCTAGTGGATTATGTAGTGGAGTTACATTACGATgatgaagttaaaataatttaattaacttaacTAGACGGGACATATgacagtattaaaaaaatgtatttgcaaAGAATGAATAAGAGACACCCTAAAGTAGATGCAAGCTACATGGTGTGGCGATGGATCAATGAAATGTATAGCACGCCTAATTGACTTCGCACACCACATCGACTCGACTGAAATAGAATcgttgaattttgaactttattttGTGAGACATAAAGCTAAATTCAATTATGAGAGATGGTAGTTCAAATCATGCCAGTTctcaaattttatatgcattttcaaattgatatatgaaataaactttGTCCCATGATATAAAGCTCACAATGCTGTAGTTTGTCGATATGGTATATGAAATATTAGATAAGTgcgtattattaataaaacatagtcTTCCTAAACAGATTTGTTGTTTTTAGTCTACCATGTTATAAATATAGGGAcctaaaaagaatataaaaaaatattacttgagtAAAAATTTGCGTCCGGTGTTCCGAGTATGGCTAGTTAGCCATACTCGGAACACCGGATACTAAATACTCGTTTGGTAGTTACCAAACGCGCCGGTTTCAGTAGATCTTGGGATTGGCGGTGGTTTAATACGTACGCAGGCTGGATACAAAAAGATGAGAAACATAAACGAAGGTCTCGCATCTGAATTTTACCCAAATAGCGTCCACGGAATCTGTACTCATTAAAAGGTGTTATTAAAAACTGTGTCCATAGCTGCGTACAAATTTGTATCAGGCGTATGACCAATCACAACGCGGCGTTTAGAGCAAGTCTTGTGATTGGAGGTGGCGAAACACAGACGCCAACAATCCCACTTCGACTGCACCCGAAAAGCGTCCATGGAATCTATTTTACTCATTAAAAGGTGATAGTAAACTGCGTCCACGGCAGCGCACAAATTTGCGCATATATATgacttttctttatattatgtagtattagtatgaaaaGTACATGTAGtgtatatcaattatttctttttaaattgaattttgcaCTATACcaaacatgcttcatcaaccaaaggttgtctggaggagatctcttcaagctataaggccgcctttgcgcaaaTCTATTTATCTACCTTTTGttttgctaatttttttttttttttgtatatgcaataaagactttctatctatctatctttgcGTCCGGCGTATGGACGCTACttcacagataaataaataactttatattaacAGATGATTAGTTTTTACACGAATTTGGTTAAGGACACAATCTCACTGATATTGAGACTGACGAAATATCTCCATCTAAATGATTCTCCATCCAAATGTTATGATAAGATAAAGTGTAAATTGTTatgttaattaatgtaaaaatccTAAAAATCAAATTTAGCAGATAAGATAAATAGCGCGTAAGTAACAAAATTTAGGTATGACCCGAAGTCGTTTAAAGCGATATTGCGTTACTGTTTTTGTAAACCAATTGCtcgcaatattaatttatttaattgtattatctGAAGGAGTATAAAATGTTTCAATACACCAATCCCATTAAAAGTAGAAAGATAGGGTACGAAAgagttctatttttttttttattatatgtaacaatattaatattttattgcaacatattaaaaaaaaaaaaattaaactagctTAACTTATGGAGATTAAAACGacataaatattaacattgaatttttttagttttagaaaagtgatttttaaatatcgTTTGCTAACATGTAAACGTACTGCAGTCTTTTTCATCCACTGTTAATGTACTTACATAATACCAAAATTAGTAATTAGTACTTACGcggtatgttattttttttaatatacttaactaCTTATGTATGCcttatatatagttttacacTTGTTAGGAACTTGGCAGTAATAAATGtttacaaataagtaaataaaatgaatattatgtaggtatgtcTATTATTTCAAAAACAACTTTACCGGTGTCAATTATTGTATTTCCCGGTTAAGGTTTCTTCTCACTTTTCAGTGGTATCACGTGCCACTAGCTTTTCAGAGTTGTGCCTAAaagttttaatcaaataaaatatcactcgttTTAATGgccaaggaaaacatcgtgaggaaacctgcatgaatgaatgaatacacttttattgtacaccaaagaaaaaagaaatagttacagagatataaatacatatcaagagagtacattTTGGTGCATGCCTGAAGGTTCTCCATGACGTTCGCAAGGGCGTGTGTAGgtcaatccgcaattggccagcgtgatagactacgcttaaccccttctcattctgagaagagacccgtgacctgtggTGGGCTAATGGCTTGTTGATTATgacattaaaacaaattataaatccaagatggccaccaccGCAAATTGgcgaaataagtttattttccaCAACTGCCTCATCACGGGTATTAAATCTTCTTATTTTAGCTCATTAACTCCCAAATTAATTCTTCCGTCTtgctctcgctcattactataaatactcgcgttaacaccagattaaaatattttaaaccatttgcCCTAAGTGTCTACatgaacaatacttccttttacaattccatcgttcgcatgtgccgcctttataatgatttagtatcaagtaatcgtaatattgacattttaaacaaaaggataaatatttttaaaaatcaaattattaagcattattccacataatctttagggaaataatatatatatattattgaagtgtttcttttttgtttcaactttaattttatctttactttctgtttaatttaattccaagttgtgtacacatactttgggttgtagcttagaacaaaacttgttattacttatatttagatctacttttagttattacctgttttgtgtacataataacaataaatacataaatgaaaGTAGTAAAATGGCTTGACTAttagtagaataaataataaatatactacgacaatacacacatcgccatctagtcccaatttaagcgtagcttgtgttatgggtactgagatgacttgaatatttttataaataatatacataaatacttagaatatacatataaacaccccagacactgaaaaacattcatgctcatcacacaaacctcttccagttgtggaaatcgaacccacggccttggactcagaaagcagggtcgctgcaaactgcgccaatcggccgtcaaaatatagaatactatgatgcagcctaagatggtagttggctaacctattagggagtatggtagtcataacccttatcggtttctacgcgacatcgcatcggaacgaTAAATCGCAGCGGAACAATAAaaggtagagtggtaactagccacggctacaGGCACCCAGACCaggacagagaaaattcagaaattacaaattcccaattCCCAGTCCCGGAATCAAACCTGGGacttcctatttaaattcacagcgctcaccgttgcgccagtgaggtcgtcgAAATCTTAACTTTTTGTATAGCAACTCGAGGGGTCATCAGTAGACTACGGCCCcctttgaaaattctttaggGAGGCGATCCAAGCTCCCAGGGATAGTTAATCGAAacagatttcatttggtaacaaattaccaaatgaaatctttgagatgtctctcaataagttcaaagtttatgtaaaacgtaagcttacagaaaaatcctattataatattaaggattacttaaacgataaaaaagcttgggtgtgaattgctctagcttcatagcttaatataaatttgttgtgagagatggtgaaaacaaaaaaaaaatttacccggctaagtttagctttagttttaagtttacgaatgtggttatcgccatcatctcactaccgtgtaattcttatgtacgcatcaaaagtgccacctatgggccggcctacttgaataaagatatttttgacttttgactttgacttaatacatcaattcaattcttgtttatggcttttgtctgtgccaactgggcacaataTAATCTGGACTTTATACATCGTACACGATAAAGAAACTGACACTTCAtagatgaaaaaatattcattagtttttTTCGAAACACATAATACCATACCAGCAAAGAACCATGGACAAGTTAAGTTTTATGAGTTGCCAATTGAAACTCGATTGCTGAAAGACTAatgtatgcctagaaatctTCTTTGATGAGGCATTACTGACTTAGAGATTGTCTGGCCAGATCACTTTCTACGATCGTGCGCACACTGTCATAAAAAATCGCAACCCTGAAGTGAGCTATAAGGtatgacagtgtacactttagATTGTCAGTCTGCGATCTCATTCCGGTGTtttcattgattcaattgtacaaaaatctcaaattttaaaacttaaacttggtggtccgataatgagataactagataatgcgttataataaaactttcaatgtatgtaaatactttttttctattgtttctctgcaaacgtagaataaggcgtaattATATAGGCATAACTCCTAATGCATGTACAAAAGttcatacacatttttttaaatttaaaagtatattaatgaaataataataaatcggaCGTAATCGATACATAACCggataattttaaagaaaattaaaagcaaatcgATTTTTTTCGCAAAAGATCTTGTTATCCAATTATATTCAAATCGAAACAACTCACAAGGTACTGGGCCTAGATAATTGCACGATTTACTAGCGCAGGTTACGTGAATGAACTACTTGCCCGAGTCACTTGCTCATATTGCCCGTTCGTGTTACTTGCTCAAGTTACTGGCATAAGTAACTCGCTCCAGTTACTCGCTCAAGTTACTAGCTCCAGTTACTCGCTCAAGTTACTGGCATAAGTTACTTGATCAAGTAACTCGCTTCAGTTACTCGCTCCAGTTACTAGCTCCAGTTACTCGCGCGAgtaactaaatatataattatttacacacaAAATTTAATTCACAAGCATACCCGGGCGAAAGCCGTAGTATGCGTAAATAAAATAGGTCGGTCGGCCCGCGAAGTTCCTACCGCGATCGTCGCTTACGCGCCGGGCGCTGGAGTGCAGTCCAAACCTACCGCGCGACTCGACTGTATGCGCTACCTATCATTAGACTTTTTATGTGCGCaccttcttttatattattatttcgtgTCGTCTTTAATTTGCTGTGTCATGTACTCttcttgttatatttaaatattctacTTCTGATTGAAAGTCTTCGTGCTTGTTAATTTAACCAAAGCTAACGCGCCCCTTaaaatttcactcccatgattttttcctaacgccgctaaagaagtataacttcaactATCCAGTTGATTATCACGAGGAATAGTCACTTTATATATAGTCCCaaactgaatttaaaaatttaatttcaattatcaaatatatttttgcccGAAACAACCATGGCATTTGTTCAATTCAAATAACGACtgtctattaaatttttatttaaaaaaaaaaaattaagaattattcaATCATATATTCCATCATATAACATGCGCcgccacggcctgtatcgccacgccaacaatcaggtttaccctcacCTGTAGATGTTCCACATCCAATAAATTTGGACGATCCAGTCCTGAACTGGGTCCACATGTTCGGGGAGGTAATAGCTTCGTAAACTGGAGCGTCCGACTAAATAAGCTTCCAAGTTTTCAAACAGCTCTCATTGAACCAGTCTTGATACCCAGCAAACTCATTTCTTTCATTTGACGAGAGGTTTGCGAATATTTGGCCCTGATACACCCAACATTTTAAGTACTCATGTGTGCATCGATGGATAAAGTTTCCGACAGTTTTCCTCACCAGAGTTTTTCAGCAGTGTTTCTCACCAGTCTTTTTACCAGTGTGTATCGAAGGATAGGGTTCCCACCAGTGTTTTTCACCATTGTACCTCGCCATTATGTATCGAAGGGTAGGGTTTCCTCCAGCGTTTCTCACCGGTGTGTATAAAAGGATAGGATTTCCACCAATGTTTCTCTGCAGTGTGTATCGAGGGATAATGTTTTCACCAGTATTTCTCACCAGCGTTTCTCGCCAGTTTTTCTCATCAGTGTTTCGCACCACTGTTTCTCACCAGGGCCTTTTAAAGTACGAGCGTCTGGTTAAGTATGTAAGTACTTTTTGAGAATGCAACTTTTTGCCTGTCAAAGACTGTGTACTGGTCTgcttactttttcttttttatagtaaagttGGCACCATCCTTTTAAGCTGCTGAACTGGTTCGTTTTTAAATATGAGTACAACTGAATTGCATACCAGTGTGATTCACACAATCTAAGCTTCAAAGAGTTCTCAGTCACCAGTGTGTTTTCTCATATGGTTTTGTAGACCACTGACTTGCGCACATTTGTAGCTACACAACTTACAAGAATAAGGTTTTTCACCAGTGTGTGTTCTCATATGGTTTTTCAGACCACTGGCTTGTGCACATTTGTAAGCACAAAACTTGCAAGAATAAGGTTTTTCACCGGTGTGAGTTCTCATGTGGTTTTGCAGACCACTGGCTTGTGCACATTTGTAAGCACAAAACTTGCAAGAATAAGGTTTTTCACCGGTGTGTGTTCTCATATGGTTTTGTAGTCCACTAGACTGCGCGCATTTGTAACTACACAATTTACAAGAATATGGTTTTTCACCGGTGTGTGTTCGCATGTGGTTTTGCAGACCACTGGTTTGCGCACATTTGTAAGCACAAAACTTACAAGAATATGGTTTCTGTGAAGTGTGCGTTCTCATGTGACATTTATACCGTGATTTATGGGTGCATTTAAAGTCACACAACCTACAGGAATAGGTTTTCTtgcttgtgtgtttgtttgtgtggaTTTTCAGGGCATGCCTGGTCGAGAATTTATATTCGCAGTACTTACAAACATAGGGTTTATCGACGGTGTGGATGCTCATATGCCTCACCAAACTAGTTGTAAATTCACTTTTGTAATCGCACAACTCACAGTATTTAAGTTTCTTATTTTGATCTTGTTTCTCGGGCTGTACAACAACGTAATTATTAGTGACGCTGTTACGACGCAAGTTTAGTTTGAGTCCAGTGGGAGAAATATTTGTTTGATGCCCTCTcattct
This region includes:
- the LOC120635576 gene encoding GDNF-inducible zinc finger protein 1-like translates to MTGAKINKKLKSENHCKYCKKTIIGNKYKFKAHLFRHNVIKERYNCGVCLKKFFRLDAYKVHLDRHNGTVAQKTYICDYCDRTFVNKNNLITHLKRIHDENIDSELGMFTCKICNLGYCERRLLEYHIRKVHFNIKFSKEPLHTNKLINETWLENVVNKNATVSITKVNNNVIVIKQLKIDVKVKHEKPNRMEYKQDGNDQYSKGVCDYCKKEMVKKSLRLHIKEVHMNIRRFKCDVCKETFSRNYQMVDHKCGSFKSYKKIKVMKAIKINS